Proteins found in one Mycoplasmopsis bovigenitalium genomic segment:
- a CDS encoding HpyAIV family type II restriction enzyme — protein sequence MFISYEDFLNKLENKLKHVNEEYKKVVGSIIKYPHRYTGLFRLSNIKTKLIQNITQSREIRFGDFLEEIITEYLSKKFKLLDKSIKNINGETFKIDHFFRCNDTLYVVEQKIRDDHDSSKKVGQFINFVKKYETVKELYPENNVKGVLWFIDDNFTKNKKYYSTEIQKYFKNNEDIKLFYGATFFDWLDITNMWQEIRSHLLRYKIENANFDFEIPDFDKSDKILDLLVKLPDCEWDKLYYNSDEVYDNLRKELFPTGSNLERAKRKRNKKL from the coding sequence GTGTTTATTTCTTATGAAGATTTTCTAAATAAATTAGAAAATAAATTAAAACATGTAAATGAGGAATATAAGAAGGTTGTTGGCTCAATAATTAAGTATCCGCATAGATACACGGGTCTGTTTCGATTGAGCAACATTAAAACCAAATTAATTCAAAACATAACACAAAGTAGAGAAATACGATTTGGCGATTTCCTAGAAGAAATAATCACTGAGTATTTATCAAAAAAATTTAAACTTTTAGATAAGAGTATAAAAAATATTAATGGGGAAACTTTTAAAATAGATCATTTTTTTAGATGCAATGATACCTTGTACGTTGTTGAACAAAAAATTAGGGATGATCACGATAGCAGCAAAAAAGTTGGGCAATTTATTAATTTTGTAAAAAAATATGAAACAGTTAAAGAATTATATCCTGAAAATAATGTCAAAGGAGTATTGTGATTTATTGACGATAATTTTACGAAAAATAAAAAATATTATTCAACAGAAATACAAAAATACTTCAAAAATAACGAAGATATAAAGTTATTCTATGGCGCCACCTTTTTTGATTGGTTAGATATAACCAACATGTGGCAAGAAATAAGATCACACTTATTACGATATAAAATAGAAAATGCAAATTTTGATTTTGAAATTCCTGATTTTGATAAATCAGACAAAATTCTTGACTTACTTGTCAAACTGCCTGATTGTGAATGAGATAAACTTTATTACAATAGCGATGAAGTATATGATAATTTAAGAAAAGAATTATTTCCAACTGGGTCAAATCTAGAGCGTGCCAAAAGAAAAAGAAATAAAAAACTATAA
- the gyrB gene encoding DNA topoisomerase (ATP-hydrolyzing) subunit B, translating to MENKEYGASNIRVLKGLEAVRVRPGMYIGSTGLRGLHHLIWEIVDNSVDECMAGYADKVSIKLTADGYAEIEDNGRGIPTDLHPETGLSTVETVLTVLHAGGKFDSESYKVSGGLHGVGASVVNALSDDFEVWVKRNGKLHYAHFNNGGQTIQSLSVIGDAPGETGTKVRFHPDYSIMDNLPFERAVVVDHAKQIAYLNRGLRISVEDERENSIVEYHFEGGIVDYVKELNKGQKLIHPEVIYAEGEYAHGEQPAVAVEVAVQYNEKITSNVVSYANNIITVEGGTHESGFYDALVRIVNNYATINSFVKSEEDKFTRDDVKEGIVAIISIKHTDPIFEGQTKGKLGNKDARAAVNKIFSEAFERFMNENPSEAKLLIQKIIDARKSRLAGQAARDAARRKTVFDTGSLPGKLADCSSKNAEISELYIVEGNSAGGSAKNGRNRETQAILPLRGKVINVEKNTPAKVFSNAEILSIISALGTGVGEEFNINKLRYHKIVIMTDADVDGSHIRTLLLTFFYRYFRPLIEYGFVYIAQPPLYRLQQGKTIKYAYTDSEKEIVMSEMSNGQKITVQRYKGLGEMDAEQLWETTMDPDNRKMLQVQVSDAAQADWIFTTLMGDEVFPRREFIESNAKYVKNIDL from the coding sequence ATGGAAAATAAAGAATATGGTGCATCGAATATACGTGTTTTAAAAGGTTTAGAAGCCGTTAGAGTGCGTCCAGGTATGTATATTGGTTCAACTGGTTTGCGGGGACTTCATCATTTAATTTGAGAAATCGTTGATAACTCAGTTGATGAATGTATGGCGGGTTATGCCGATAAAGTTTCAATTAAATTAACTGCCGATGGTTATGCTGAAATTGAGGATAATGGCCGTGGTATTCCAACTGATTTACACCCTGAAACTGGTTTATCAACTGTTGAAACTGTCTTAACTGTGCTACATGCTGGTGGAAAATTCGACTCAGAAAGCTACAAAGTTTCTGGGGGGCTTCATGGTGTTGGTGCATCAGTTGTTAATGCACTAAGTGATGATTTTGAAGTTTGAGTTAAACGTAATGGAAAATTACACTATGCACACTTTAATAATGGTGGGCAAACTATTCAATCATTGAGTGTTATTGGTGACGCGCCTGGTGAAACTGGAACAAAAGTTCGTTTTCACCCAGATTATTCGATTATGGACAATTTACCTTTTGAACGTGCTGTTGTTGTTGACCATGCTAAACAAATTGCATATTTGAATAGAGGGCTAAGAATTTCTGTTGAAGACGAAAGAGAAAATTCAATTGTTGAATATCATTTTGAGGGTGGTATTGTTGACTATGTTAAAGAATTAAATAAAGGTCAAAAATTAATTCACCCTGAAGTTATTTATGCAGAAGGCGAATATGCACATGGTGAGCAGCCAGCAGTTGCTGTTGAAGTTGCTGTTCAATATAATGAAAAAATCACAAGCAATGTTGTAAGTTACGCAAACAACATAATTACAGTTGAGGGTGGAACACACGAAAGTGGATTTTATGACGCTTTAGTTCGGATTGTTAATAATTATGCAACTATAAATTCATTTGTTAAATCAGAAGAAGACAAATTTACAAGAGACGATGTTAAAGAAGGTATCGTTGCAATTATTTCAATTAAGCACACTGACCCAATTTTTGAAGGGCAAACAAAAGGTAAACTTGGTAACAAGGATGCTCGTGCTGCTGTTAATAAAATTTTTAGCGAAGCTTTTGAACGATTTATGAATGAAAATCCAAGTGAAGCTAAATTATTGATTCAAAAAATAATTGATGCACGCAAATCGCGTTTAGCAGGACAAGCTGCTAGGGATGCTGCGCGTCGCAAAACCGTTTTTGATACAGGTTCATTACCTGGTAAGTTGGCTGATTGCTCATCTAAAAATGCAGAAATTAGTGAATTATACATTGTTGAGGGTAACTCTGCGGGTGGTTCTGCTAAAAACGGTAGAAACCGAGAAACACAAGCAATTTTACCATTGCGTGGTAAAGTAATTAATGTTGAAAAAAATACTCCTGCCAAAGTTTTTTCAAACGCAGAAATTCTTTCAATTATTTCTGCACTTGGAACAGGAGTTGGCGAAGAATTCAATATTAACAAGTTAAGATATCATAAAATTGTAATCATGACTGACGCCGATGTCGATGGTTCGCACATTAGAACACTTCTTTTAACCTTCTTCTATCGTTATTTTAGACCTTTAATTGAATATGGATTTGTTTACATTGCACAGCCACCATTGTACAGATTGCAACAAGGTAAAACAATCAAGTATGCTTATACAGATTCTGAAAAAGAAATTGTCATGAGCGAGATGTCTAATGGTCAAAAAATAACAGTTCAACGTTACAAAGGTCTTGGGGAAATGGATGCTGAACAATTATGAGAAACAACTATGGACCCTGACAACCGCAAGATGCTACAAGTTCAAGTTAGCGACGCAGCACAAGCGGATTGAATTTTTACAACTCTAATGGGTGATGAAGTATTTCCAAGACGTGAATTCATTGAGTCAAATGCTAAATATGTTAAAAATATTGATTTATAA
- a CDS encoding YebC/PmpR family DNA-binding transcriptional regulator — MAGHSHAANIMHRKGAQDRARGKIFQKLFKEIFVVASGAGGADPDTNPALKLAISKAKSKNMPKANIERALAKAKGEAKDGATFTETLFNATITGGATFLIKTLSDNMNRTKSNMAAHFNRQNAVLGKTGQVPFQFDLRGILEISKDLIDEDTLTLTALDNGAEDIDVDENSYLIFCAPENFAALKNAIESGLGISEFLQCEVTYIPNSTVELEADKVNKIKEFIARLEDDDDVQEVYHNIELED, encoded by the coding sequence ATGGCAGGACATTCACACGCAGCTAACATTATGCACAGAAAAGGCGCTCAAGATAGAGCTAGAGGAAAAATTTTTCAAAAGTTATTTAAAGAGATTTTTGTAGTTGCTTCTGGCGCTGGTGGCGCAGATCCTGATACAAACCCAGCTTTAAAACTTGCAATTTCTAAAGCAAAATCAAAAAATATGCCCAAAGCGAACATTGAAAGAGCGCTTGCAAAGGCAAAAGGCGAAGCTAAAGATGGAGCAACATTTACCGAAACATTATTTAATGCAACAATAACAGGTGGAGCAACATTCTTAATCAAAACACTTTCTGACAACATGAACAGAACAAAATCAAATATGGCAGCACACTTCAATCGCCAAAATGCTGTTTTAGGCAAAACTGGTCAAGTTCCTTTTCAATTTGATTTAAGAGGAATTCTTGAAATTTCAAAAGATTTAATTGATGAAGATACTCTAACATTAACTGCTTTAGATAATGGCGCAGAAGATATTGATGTAGATGAAAATTCTTATTTAATTTTTTGCGCTCCCGAGAATTTTGCAGCACTTAAAAATGCAATCGAATCTGGCTTAGGAATTAGTGAATTTTTACAATGTGAAGTGACATATATCCCAAATTCAACAGTTGAATTAGAAGCTGACAAAGTAAATAAAATAAAAGAATTCATAGCTAGACTTGAAGACGATGATGATGTTCAAGAGGTTTACCATAACATTGAATTAGAAGACTAA
- a CDS encoding thioredoxin family protein, with protein MKDITQAIWYDEIKPNQKGVYLLVFHAVWCPPCRMFKESSEELANKDGIPVFRVDVDQNMKLSGEFGITNLPTWFIMKDGEVLQKMIGYKPYNELKQDVLKHVN; from the coding sequence ATGAAAGATATTACACAAGCAATTTGATATGATGAAATTAAACCAAACCAAAAAGGCGTTTATTTACTAGTTTTCCATGCTGTATGATGTCCTCCATGCAGAATGTTTAAAGAATCAAGTGAAGAATTAGCAAACAAAGATGGCATCCCTGTATTTCGTGTTGATGTTGACCAAAACATGAAACTTTCAGGCGAATTCGGAATTACAAACCTACCTACATGATTTATTATGAAGGATGGCGAAGTACTTCAAAAAATGATTGGCTACAAACCTTACAATGAATTAAAACAAGATGTTTTAAAACACGTTAACTAA
- a CDS encoding HpyAIV family type II restriction enzyme encodes MDYTNFELKLRQILNKDNGPKLLLKMIEAPYRYQSQYQLFDALTKMNQSFLRTQENKFHKFIIECAESLITNSFEENGIEHIKTSFNLTFIDKSKVDTETNLSAEQIIELAEEVKFRSNLAFIDTQSKKMYIVFARKRDTFDKSSLAKLLENITKRNNALINSYQDYQINFIYWFIDEFYTKNFDVFNSFSKQNESENNNIMFLYGSQFLGLFNLQNDWDNIQSHMKKFKNNSIQDIYKMPNLNKDPETFEFMVEMSAKNWEKLSSDEPDMINLRNIVFDNQSESCNYIRAMRERNQKLSDEFGVE; translated from the coding sequence ATGGATTACACAAATTTCGAACTAAAATTACGCCAAATATTAAATAAAGACAATGGCCCAAAATTGCTATTAAAAATGATTGAAGCTCCCTATCGTTATCAATCACAATATCAATTATTTGATGCTCTAACCAAGATGAACCAGTCGTTTTTAAGAACTCAAGAAAACAAATTTCACAAATTTATTATTGAATGTGCAGAATCTCTAATTACAAATAGTTTTGAGGAAAACGGAATTGAACACATTAAAACTAGCTTTAATTTAACTTTTATTGATAAATCAAAAGTTGATACAGAAACCAATTTGAGTGCGGAACAAATAATAGAACTAGCCGAGGAAGTGAAATTTAGATCTAATTTGGCATTCATTGACACACAAAGCAAAAAAATGTATATTGTTTTTGCTCGAAAACGCGACACATTTGATAAAAGTTCCCTTGCAAAATTACTTGAAAATATCACTAAAAGAAACAATGCACTTATAAATTCTTATCAAGACTATCAAATCAATTTTATTTACTGGTTTATAGATGAATTCTATACAAAAAATTTTGACGTATTCAATTCATTTTCAAAACAAAACGAATCAGAAAATAATAATATTATGTTTTTATATGGATCGCAATTTTTAGGTTTATTTAACTTGCAAAATGATTGAGATAATATTCAATCACACATGAAAAAATTCAAAAATAATTCAATACAAGATATTTATAAAATGCCAAACTTAAATAAAGACCCAGAAACTTTTGAATTTATGGTTGAAATGAGTGCTAAGAATTGAGAAAAATTAAGTTCAGATGAACCAGACATGATAAACCTAAGGAACATTGTATTTGATAATCAATCAGAATCCTGCAACTATATTAGGGCTATGCGCGAGCGTAATCAAAAACTATCAGATGAGTTTGGGGTTGAGTAA
- a CDS encoding DNA-methyltransferase — translation MKTNLIINGDCIAELNKIPEESIDLIFADPPYWMRTTGTLLRVEGTEFKGVNDEWDKFASNEDYYQFTRKWLEACYRVLKKNGSFWVIGGMQCIYTIGAIMQDIGFWFLNDVIWHKTNPTPNFKGTRLTNSHETLIWATKSEKSKYTFNYKTAKELNINVKDFDKGDRKQLGSVWHFSVASGNERVKDREGNKLHNTQKPEELLYRIINISSNIGDIVLDPFGGTMTTGKVAKMTGRNYIMIEKDPKYCYYGQKRIDETLIQIGNIEKAVYDKKPPKTTLKEMINAKYFIVNEYLYFKDDEKGEVMLNKDGKVILNNGEITDIHSAAAKISNKNANRLNGFDYWFVIRDNQKVSIKEIRENYRRDVLGFE, via the coding sequence TTGAAAACAAATTTAATAATAAATGGGGATTGTATTGCTGAATTAAATAAAATTCCAGAAGAAAGTATTGATTTAATCTTTGCCGACCCTCCTTATTGGATGAGAACAACAGGAACTCTTTTGCGTGTTGAAGGTACAGAATTTAAAGGCGTTAATGATGAGTGAGATAAATTTGCGTCAAACGAGGATTATTACCAATTCACAAGAAAATGACTTGAGGCATGCTATAGAGTTTTAAAAAAGAACGGTTCTTTTTGGGTTATAGGGGGTATGCAATGTATTTACACAATTGGCGCAATAATGCAAGATATTGGCTTTTGATTTTTAAATGATGTAATTTGGCACAAAACAAATCCAACCCCCAATTTCAAAGGAACAAGACTTACAAATAGCCATGAAACATTAATTTGGGCTACAAAAAGTGAAAAATCTAAATACACTTTTAATTACAAAACAGCAAAAGAGCTTAATATTAATGTCAAAGATTTCGACAAAGGCGACCGTAAACAATTAGGCTCTGTATGACATTTTTCAGTTGCAAGCGGAAATGAAAGAGTTAAAGACCGTGAAGGAAATAAACTTCACAATACTCAAAAACCAGAGGAATTACTATACAGAATAATAAACATTTCCTCAAATATTGGTGATATTGTTTTGGACCCATTTGGGGGCACAATGACTACGGGCAAAGTAGCAAAAATGACAGGCCGAAACTATATAATGATTGAAAAAGATCCTAAATATTGCTACTACGGACAAAAAAGAATTGATGAAACTCTAATTCAAATTGGCAATATTGAAAAAGCAGTATATGATAAAAAACCACCAAAAACAACATTAAAAGAGATGATTAACGCCAAATATTTTATTGTCAATGAATATTTATATTTTAAAGATGATGAAAAAGGCGAGGTAATGCTGAATAAAGATGGTAAAGTTATACTTAATAATGGCGAAATAACTGACATTCATAGTGCTGCTGCAAAAATATCAAATAAAAATGCTAATAGACTGAATGGATTTGACTATTGGTTTGTTATTAGAGATAATCAAAAAGTATCAATCAAAGAAATTAGAGAAAACTATCGAAGAGATGTTTTAGGTTTTGAATAA
- a CDS encoding ABC-F family ATP-binding cassette domain-containing protein: MLEVQNLCKVFSDKKLFENVNLKFTEGNTYGIIGANGAGKSTFLKILAGEIEATSGQIIIEKNRRLSVLSQDHNTFDDLIVTEVVVMGNTDLYKIKAEKDAIYANPDATMEDYTRAGELEEKFGELGGWTAENDAQELLSGLQIPKDKWDLPMNQLTANQKIKVLLAKALFGNPDILIMDEPTNHLDLRSIKWLENFLADYQNVVIVVSHDSDFLDNICTHIVDIDYNEAKIYTGNYTFWKESSQLALELMKQSNAKKEVQIEKLKQFIARFSANASKSRQATSRKKSLEKITLDEIKPSNRKYPYINWDINREPGKDIIEVEGLTYEENGKIMFQNVSFSLSKGEKMVLIGEDDIAKTRFLECLLGLKQPTSGTVKWGQTIKHTYYPNDNKKYFTEDLTILEWISKWPLENSTEETRDVSDQRMRGFLGRMLFSNDSVFKKVAVTSGGEKARLMFSRMMLLEANFLVLDQPLDHLDAESIDSLISGLKSYRGGAIFTTYNRALVNQVANVILEIAPDKSFIYHGTLDEYEKIMNY; the protein is encoded by the coding sequence ATGTTGGAAGTTCAAAACTTATGTAAAGTATTTAGTGATAAAAAACTTTTTGAAAATGTAAATTTAAAATTCACTGAAGGTAATACTTATGGAATTATTGGGGCTAATGGTGCTGGAAAATCAACATTTTTAAAAATTTTAGCAGGGGAAATTGAAGCTACAAGTGGCCAAATTATTATTGAAAAAAATAGACGTTTAAGCGTTTTAAGTCAAGACCACAATACATTTGATGACCTTATTGTTACCGAGGTTGTGGTAATGGGCAACACAGATTTATACAAAATTAAAGCAGAAAAAGATGCTATTTATGCAAACCCAGACGCAACAATGGAAGACTACACTCGTGCTGGCGAACTTGAAGAAAAATTTGGTGAACTTGGTGGATGAACAGCCGAAAATGATGCTCAAGAACTTTTATCTGGACTACAAATACCAAAAGACAAATGAGATTTACCAATGAATCAATTGACAGCCAATCAAAAAATTAAGGTTCTTTTGGCAAAAGCTTTGTTTGGAAATCCTGACATTTTAATCATGGACGAGCCAACAAACCACTTAGACTTGCGCTCAATTAAATGATTAGAGAATTTTTTAGCAGACTACCAAAATGTTGTTATTGTAGTTAGCCACGATAGTGACTTTTTAGACAATATTTGTACTCACATTGTTGATATTGATTATAATGAAGCTAAAATTTATACCGGAAACTATACTTTCTGAAAAGAATCTAGCCAACTTGCTCTTGAACTTATGAAGCAATCTAACGCTAAAAAAGAAGTGCAAATTGAAAAACTAAAACAATTTATTGCTCGTTTTAGTGCCAACGCCTCAAAATCAAGACAAGCAACTTCGCGTAAAAAATCTCTTGAAAAAATAACTCTAGATGAAATTAAACCTTCGAACCGTAAATACCCATACATTAATTGAGATATTAACAGAGAACCTGGCAAAGATATCATTGAAGTAGAAGGTTTAACATATGAAGAAAACGGGAAAATAATGTTCCAAAATGTATCATTTTCCCTATCAAAAGGCGAAAAAATGGTTCTTATCGGTGAGGATGACATTGCCAAAACTAGATTTTTAGAATGTTTGCTTGGGTTAAAACAGCCAACTTCTGGAACCGTAAAATGAGGCCAAACAATCAAACACACTTACTATCCAAATGATAATAAAAAATACTTTACAGAAGATTTAACAATTCTTGAATGAATTTCAAAATGACCATTAGAAAATTCAACCGAAGAAACTAGAGATGTTTCTGATCAAAGAATGCGTGGTTTTTTAGGTAGAATGTTATTTTCAAATGATTCAGTATTCAAAAAAGTAGCGGTTACTTCGGGTGGAGAAAAAGCAAGATTAATGTTTTCAAGAATGATGCTTTTAGAGGCAAACTTTTTAGTTTTAGACCAACCTTTAGACCACTTAGATGCTGAAAGTATTGACTCACTAATTTCAGGTCTAAAATCATATAGAGGCGGAGCGATTTTTACAACTTATAACCGTGCGCTAGTAAATCAAGTAGCTAATGTAATTCTAGAAATTGCACCAGATAAAAGTTTTATCTACCATGGCACTCTTGATGAATATGAAAAAATTATGAATTATTAA
- the nadE gene encoding NAD(+) synthase, with the protein MKRLGLRLNSNIDSKTDIFKIEKYVDYLTKWIEYTVKKANCEGVVVGISGGIDSALVAALAKKAFPNNTLGIVMPIDSMKFDLNDIEALSKNLNLELLTIDLKSTFDELNSKMNINDKMAISNIKPRLRMTTLYAIAQEKKYLVAGTDNEDELFIGYFTKHGDGGVDFLPISRLLKNEVKLLAKHLNVPESIINKKPSAGLWEGQSDENELGFTYNDLDNYLNNNLELVETNIKLKIERLHKNSQHKRDKAYKPKSIEQYFKNRKGDK; encoded by the coding sequence ATGAAGAGATTAGGGCTTAGATTAAATTCAAATATTGATTCAAAAACCGATATTTTTAAGATTGAAAAATATGTTGATTATTTAACTAAATGAATTGAATATACGGTTAAAAAAGCAAATTGTGAAGGTGTAGTAGTCGGTATAAGTGGGGGTATAGATTCTGCACTTGTTGCAGCACTTGCAAAAAAGGCATTCCCAAATAACACATTAGGCATAGTAATGCCAATTGATTCAATGAAATTTGACCTTAATGATATTGAAGCTTTATCAAAAAACTTAAATCTTGAACTTTTAACAATAGATTTAAAATCAACATTTGACGAATTGAATAGTAAAATGAATATTAATGATAAAATGGCGATAAGTAATATCAAACCAAGACTTAGAATGACTACACTTTATGCTATTGCACAAGAAAAAAAATATTTAGTTGCTGGAACTGACAATGAAGATGAATTATTTATTGGATATTTTACTAAACATGGCGATGGTGGAGTTGATTTTTTGCCAATTAGTAGATTACTTAAAAACGAGGTTAAGTTGTTAGCTAAACACCTTAATGTTCCTGAATCAATAATAAATAAAAAACCATCAGCAGGACTATGAGAAGGTCAAAGCGATGAAAATGAGCTAGGATTTACATATAATGATTTAGACAATTATTTAAATAATAATTTAGAATTAGTGGAAACTAATATAAAATTAAAAATTGAAAGATTGCATAAGAATTCTCAACATAAAAGAGATAAAGCATATAAACCAAAATCAATTGAACAATATTTTAAAAATAGAAAAGGAGACAAATAA
- the smpB gene encoding SsrA-binding protein: MKIISDNRKGLHGYKIEETYEAGLVLEGWEVKSARAGTVQLTNAYCFFKNNEIWLNNATFKQFMLVKCDETRERKLLMHKNEILRLQSKKERFGNSTILPTKIYFNNASRIKIEIALVTSMNKADKREQIKKRDNDRYLQKVLKNYK; this comes from the coding sequence ATGAAAATAATAAGCGACAATCGAAAAGGTTTACACGGTTATAAAATTGAAGAAACTTATGAAGCTGGCTTGGTTCTTGAGGGCTGAGAGGTCAAATCAGCTCGTGCTGGGACGGTTCAACTAACTAATGCTTATTGTTTTTTTAAAAACAATGAAATATGACTAAATAATGCAACATTCAAACAATTTATGTTAGTTAAATGTGATGAAACTCGTGAGCGTAAATTATTAATGCATAAAAATGAAATTTTACGTCTTCAATCGAAAAAAGAACGTTTTGGTAATTCAACAATATTGCCAACAAAAATTTATTTTAATAACGCATCAAGAATTAAAATTGAAATTGCACTTGTAACTTCAATGAATAAAGCAGATAAGCGAGAACAAATTAAAAAGCGCGACAATGATCGCTATTTGCAAAAAGTATTGAAAAATTATAAATAA
- a CDS encoding DUF2179 domain-containing protein, protein MQENKNDELFKKQDKNNSSNFTKNEVVNNEVHLDIFTQEPGKNVAKTVSRENTTYQYTKMSNFVLKLSKFYAPMPMWKLCLITSGFAILFGIIGVFLVKNPGIYNFGAAAFGQAAARITNVLLRENKNITPEIYNVIDHALFWILYIVLSIPIFIFGWKKTGKVFTLLTVLFLVVSSLVSFAIGQIPGSGKLYIIGNFEHNNIPKILKDHISNEIWHGKSQMWSLIPLNWNDAGNVIAQMIFGFVYGFLLAYFFAIIAIIGGSAGVTGIIGEYMSVVKHKNFGTINGIINIIILLIAVVFGTYLPGSLLLESITKGIDGNSVEACKPFVEKINGWNDLTQYQQGQIYDTLIGIKNVAWQPSMYFSPNFLSTVISNVVFVVMLNKLFPRFKVVQCKVYSPHMSKIKQAIVGDKKTINNFTVTIGEGGYSGSRTKVLSSITLYKQIPRLIKKIREVDENALITISNVASLDGNLYIPSGKF, encoded by the coding sequence ATGCAAGAAAACAAAAATGATGAATTATTTAAAAAGCAAGATAAAAATAATTCATCTAATTTTACAAAAAATGAAGTTGTAAATAATGAAGTTCATTTAGATATTTTTACCCAAGAACCTGGCAAAAATGTTGCAAAAACAGTTTCAAGAGAAAATACAACATACCAGTACACAAAAATGTCAAACTTTGTACTAAAACTATCTAAATTTTATGCTCCTATGCCGATGTGAAAATTGTGTTTGATAACTTCTGGTTTTGCAATTTTATTCGGTATCATTGGTGTTTTTCTAGTTAAAAACCCTGGTATATATAACTTTGGAGCAGCTGCTTTTGGTCAAGCAGCTGCAAGAATCACAAACGTCCTTTTAAGAGAAAATAAAAATATAACTCCAGAAATATATAACGTAATTGACCACGCATTATTCTGAATTTTATACATTGTTTTATCAATTCCAATATTTATATTCGGATGAAAGAAAACAGGTAAAGTATTTACCCTATTGACTGTATTATTTTTAGTAGTTTCATCTCTAGTTTCATTTGCAATAGGTCAAATTCCAGGTTCTGGAAAATTGTATATCATTGGTAATTTTGAGCACAATAATATACCAAAAATTTTAAAAGACCATATTTCAAATGAGATTTGACATGGAAAATCTCAAATGTGGAGTTTGATTCCCCTAAATTGAAATGATGCAGGTAATGTTATTGCTCAAATGATTTTTGGTTTTGTGTATGGATTTTTATTAGCTTACTTCTTTGCAATTATCGCAATTATTGGCGGTTCAGCTGGTGTTACCGGAATTATTGGCGAATATATGTCAGTTGTTAAACACAAAAACTTCGGAACAATCAATGGAATAATAAACATAATTATTTTACTTATTGCTGTTGTTTTTGGTACTTACTTACCTGGTTCATTATTATTAGAAAGCATTACAAAAGGTATTGATGGCAATAGCGTAGAAGCTTGTAAACCATTTGTTGAAAAAATAAATGGTTGAAATGATTTAACTCAATATCAACAAGGTCAAATTTATGACACTTTAATTGGCATTAAAAATGTTGCTTGACAGCCATCAATGTACTTTTCTCCAAACTTTTTATCAACTGTAATTTCAAATGTTGTGTTTGTTGTTATGCTTAACAAATTATTCCCTAGATTTAAAGTTGTTCAATGTAAAGTTTACTCTCCACACATGAGTAAAATTAAGCAAGCAATTGTTGGCGATAAAAAAACAATCAACAACTTTACAGTTACAATTGGAGAAGGCGGATATTCTGGTTCAAGAACAAAAGTTCTTTCATCAATTACTTTGTACAAACAAATACCACGTTTAATTAAGAAAATAAGAGAAGTTGACGAAAACGCCTTAATTACAATTTCAAACGTTGCTTCATTAGATGGTAATTTATACATACCAAGTGGTAAATTTTAA